TTTTTCACATTGGCCGGTAGATTATTAGTATCCGGTCCTGTGTGATAATCAATATACTTATCTAATATATCTGTATGCAGATCATTGAGACATTCTGTATATTTCTCTCTTATTGTCAGGTAGTCTTCGTATACTTTGTCGTTCTGTTCCGGGCTGTTTCCTGCAATCTCCTTGTCAATTTTAGTCCGATACCATTGAAGAGCTGTGATGTAATCCTCCGTTTTGTTGGCGGGAGTACAAACGGTATCAATAGGTTTATACTGATCTTTGGTTTCGTTTTTGACAATTGAGTCATTTGCCGGTTTTGTGTCAGAAACTGCAGTCTCTTTTTTACAAGAAACTACAGCGGCCGACAGTAGGCAAATTGCTACCATATTTTTTATCATCTATGTGCTGTTATCAGGAGATTAGTCCAGTTTTAAATCTGTTTTAACGGCTCCTATTTTAGCTTCCAATGATTTTAATTTATCTCTGAAGTCTGCTTCTGAAGAGATAGAGTCTCTTACGGAAACATAAAACTTAATCTTTGGTTCTGTACCTGAAGGCCTTACGCAAACTTTTGTTCCATCTTCTGTATAGTAAATCAGTACATTAGACTGCGGAATATCGTTCATTACTTTTTTCTCGCCCGTAGAAACATTAAAACTGGTTTGTTCCTTAAAGTCGTTGATTTGTAGTACTTCTGAACCTGCCAGTTCTTTTGGAGGGTTTTCACGGAAGTTTTTCATCATATTCTGGATTTCTTCTGCTCCTTCTCTTCCTTTTCTCACAATATTGATCAGTCCTTCATAGTACATTCCAAGATCTTTATAGATCTCGATCATATACTGATACATTGTTCTTCCGTTTGCCTTGCACCAGGCAGCAATTTCGCAAGCCAGGATGATACTTCCACATGAATCTTTATCACGTACAAAGTCTCCTGTCATAAAACCGAAGCTTTCTTCACCACCACAAACGAATTTCTGTGTACCTTCTGCTTCACGGATCATTTTTCCGATCCATTTGAATCCAGTAAGACCTATTTTACATTCAACACCAAATTTATGAGCAATCTCAATGAAGATATCGGAAGTAACGATGGTAGAGCCTATAAATTCTTTTCCGGTAATTCTCCCCTGCTTTCTCCATTCATTAAGGATATAATAAGTAAGGATGGTATTGGTCTGGTTTCCGTTCAATAACTGCATTTCACCATCCAGGTTTCTTACAGCAATTCCCAGTCTGTCACCATCCGGATCTGTTCCGATAACGATATCTGCATTGGTAATTCTTGCCAGATCCATTGCCATTTCCAATGCTGCAGGCTCTTCCGGGTTTGGAGAGTCTACTGTTGGGAAGTTTCCGCTAGGGATCATCTGTTCTTTTACAAGATCTACTTTTTTGAATCCTGCTTTTTCTAAAGCTTTAGGTATCGTAGTGTAAGTTGTTCCGTGGATAGATGTGAAAACAATATTTAGGTTTTCTTTTCCAACATTCTGATAGGTAGAATTTTCAATACAAGCATCAATATAAACATCATCCTGCTCTTCTCCGATCCACTCGATCAGATCATCATTTCCGTTGAATTTGATTTCCTCAAACTTTACAGAATATACCTCGTTGATGATGGCTTCATCATTAGGTGGAACAATCTGAGCCCCGTCGTTCCAGTATACTTTATAACCATTATATTCCGGCGGGTTATGAGAAGCCGTTAATACAATTCCTCCGTTACATTTTTTATCACGAACTGTGAAAGATAATTCAGGAGTTGGTCTGTGATCTTTGAAAAGCAATACCTTAATTCCGTTAGCTGTCAGAACATCTGCAACCAATTTTCCAAATTCTTTTGAATTATGACGCACATCATAGGCAATGGCCACTTTAATTTCTTCTCCCTTGAACTGTT
This genomic window from Chryseobacterium sp. MEBOG06 contains:
- a CDS encoding phospho-sugar mutase, with translation MNTLEKAKLWLSDTFDKETRDAVQTLIDSNSPDLEDSFYRELEFGTGGMRGIMGVGTNRLNKYTLGQATQGLANYMLEQFKGEEIKVAIAYDVRHNSKEFGKLVADVLTANGIKVLLFKDHRPTPELSFTVRDKKCNGGIVLTASHNPPEYNGYKVYWNDGAQIVPPNDEAIINEVYSVKFEEIKFNGNDDLIEWIGEEQDDVYIDACIENSTYQNVGKENLNIVFTSIHGTTYTTIPKALEKAGFKKVDLVKEQMIPSGNFPTVDSPNPEEPAALEMAMDLARITNADIVIGTDPDGDRLGIAVRNLDGEMQLLNGNQTNTILTYYILNEWRKQGRITGKEFIGSTIVTSDIFIEIAHKFGVECKIGLTGFKWIGKMIREAEGTQKFVCGGEESFGFMTGDFVRDKDSCGSIILACEIAAWCKANGRTMYQYMIEIYKDLGMYYEGLINIVRKGREGAEEIQNMMKNFRENPPKELAGSEVLQINDFKEQTSFNVSTGEKKVMNDIPQSNVLIYYTEDGTKVCVRPSGTEPKIKFYVSVRDSISSEADFRDKLKSLEAKIGAVKTDLKLD